TCCACAGTGCCGCAACATCCGGCGGCGACAGTGGAGTTCATGAAATTCTCCGTACTGTCCATCATCGGGCACACCCCGCACCCCCTGACCGGTGAACTCCTCTCCCCCGCCGACCGGTTGGCCGAGGTCGTCGAGACAGGGGTCGCGGCCGAGCGGCTCGGCTTCGACGCGTACGCGGTCGGCGAGCGGCACGCGGGTCCTTTCCTGTCGTCGAGTCCGACCGTGGTCCTCGGCGCGCTCGCTTCCCGTACGTCGCGTATCCGGCTTCTCACGGGTGTCACCGTCGTCGCGATCCTCGACCCGGTCCGGGTCGCCGAGGACTACGCGACTCTCGACCAGCTCTCCCGCGGCCGTATCGAACTCGTCGTCGGCAAGGGCGCGGAGGCAGGGCACTTCTCCCTCTTCGGCCTCGACGAGGAGCGCCAATGGGATCTGCAGAAGGAGAAGTACGAGCTGCTGCGGCGGCTCTGGACCGAGGAGGGGGTGGACTGGGAGGGCGAGTTCCGGCCGCCGCTGAAGAACGTGACCACGGTCCCGCGCCCGTACGACGGTCTCCCCCGCATCTGGCACGGCTCGGCCACCAGCCTCAACTCCACCGAGCTGGCGGCCAGGCACGGCGACCCGCTCTTCACCGCCAACGCCATCCAGCCGCGCGAGGCGTACGCAAAGCTGATCGCCCACTACCGCGAGCGCTTCGAGGCGTACGGGCACGATCCCGCCCGCGCCCATGTGGCGGCGGGGTCGGGCGGGCTGCTGATCGCGGACAGCTCGCAGCAGGCGGTGTCGCGGTTCAAGGAGCTGTACGAGGCGAAGGTGGCGCAGACCTTCAAGCCGCACCTGGCGGGGAAGGCGGGGTACAACACCCCGTTCCGTACGATCGAGGACGCCATCGAGAACGGCCCTCAGCTCATCGGCTCCCCGCAGCAGATCATCGACAAGATCCTCGGCTACCACGAGGTCTACCGGCACGATCTGCAGTCCGTCACGGTCGACGGATTCGGCCTGGCGCAGGGCGAACAGCTCGAAACGCTGCAGCGGTTCGCCGAGGAGATCGCCCCGGTGATACGCCGCGAGGCGCCTTCCACGCTCTGGGACTGACCGGCGGCACGACGGACGTCAGGGCGAGATCTCCTCCAGGCGCCGCCCTGCCGTCTCCTCCGCGCCGAGCGCCGCGACGACGGCGCCGGCCAGGGCCACCGCACCGAGCAGCGTGAAGACGGTGGAGATGTGGCCGCCCGCGTAGACCATGCCCACGACGATGGGTCCGAGGATGACGCCGAGGCGGTTCATCGCGCCGCCCACGCTGCTGCCGAGCGCCCGCATACGGGTCGGGAAGAGCTCGGGTGTGTAGAGGTACAGGCAGATGTTGGAGCCGAAGAAGAAGACTGCGGCGAGCGAGGTCCACACCAGGACCTGAAGGGGCGTGCGGGCGCCGACGTACGCGAGGACGAGCAGGCCCGCGGCGGCTCCGGCGAGGCATCCGGTGATGACGCGCCTGCGGCCCGCGCGGTCGACGGTGAGTGCGGCGACCAGGCAGCCGAGGAGTCCGGCGCAGGAGGTGACGGTGGAGTAGAGCAGGGCGTCGGAGAGCGAGAGGCCGTAGCGGTTCTGGTAGATCGTCGGCAGCCAGGAGGAGATGCCGTAGTTGACGAAGTAGCCGGCGAACCAGAGAGCGCCGATGACCAGGGTGCGGCGCCGGTAGCGGCCGGTGAACAGGCCGCGCAGACCGCTGGAGGTCTCGGCTGCGGGCGTGGGGTCGGGCAATGCGTCCGGGACGGGTGGCAGTGGCGCGCCCGTGAGGCGTTCGACCTCGGCCTCGATCCTGGTCATCACCTCGTCGGCCTCCTGGGCGCGGCCGTGCTCGGCGAGCCAGCGCGGTGACTCCGGTACGGAGCGCCGGACGAGGATGCAGAGCAGGCCGGGGACGGCCGCCAGGGCGTACATCCAGCGCCAGCCGAGCAAGGGGACGACCCAGGCGGCGACCAGGGCGCCGACGGTGAGACCGGCGGGGAAGACGAGTTCGTAGAGCAGGACGAAGCGTCCGCGCCGGTGGCTGCGGGTGATCTCGGCGATGAAGGTGGCGGCCACGGGGACCTCGCCGCCGATCGCCAGGCCCTGGATGAAGCGCACCCCCATGAAGAGGCCGGGGGTGGTGGACAGGGCGAGTGCCAGGTTGGCCACGCTGGACAGGGCGATGCAGGCGGCGATGACCTTGACCCGGCCGAAGCGGTCCGCGAGCCGGCCCGACAGCAGGGCGCCGATCAGCATGCCGATCGAGCCCACGGTCAGCAGGAGGGTCGCGGCCGAGGTGGTGAGGTGCCACTCCTTGCGCAGGTCGGGCAGGGCGTAGGCGATGAGGAGTTGGTCGAAGGCTTCGAAGAAGGTGACGGCGCCCACGATGAGCCGGACCGTGACGTGCCATCGGCACAGGGGGAGCCGCTCGAAGCGCGCGGCTATGGCGGCCCGGACCGCGCGGTCCGGGTAAGCGTCGATCGTCATGCAGGGTCCTCCGACTCGGCGGGGAGGGGCGAGGGGAACGCGGCGGACAGAGGGTCTGGGGAAACCCGGGCCAAAGAGCGCATAAGCGCAAAGTTTCTAAGGGCTTAAGTTGTACCGCCCTCCCACCGGAGCGCGTCAAGGGTTCTCCGCTGGGAAATCTCCTTCGATTCGGGCCTTGCGTCGAAGATAGTTAAGCCCTTAGATTTCTAGGGCTTGCTTAACTCCCCAACTCCCCGACTCCGTAAGGAGGCTCTCGTATGCTCGGTCTACCGGCCGACGAGGTGCTCGTCGCGGGTGAGTGGCGCCGCGGCGCCGGCGCCCCGATCCGCACCGTCGATCCGGCCACCGGCCGCACCCTCGCCACCGTGCACGCGGCATCCGTGGACGAGGTCGCCGAAGCGGCCCGGGGTGCGGCCCGCGCGGCCGCCGATCCCCGCTGGCGTACGCTCCTTCCCCACCGCCGCGCCCAACTGCTGCACCGGGTGGCCGATGCGATCGACACGGCGGCGGAACACCTCGCCTCGCTGCAGACCGCCGACACCGGCAAGGCGCTCACCGAGACCCGCGCCCTGGTGGCCAGTGCGGCGGGAACCTTCCGCTACACGGCGGCCGCGCTGGAGACCGCCGAGGAGACGCTGACTCCGTCGCGTGGCGACTGCCTCACGATGAGCGTGTACGAGCCGATCGGTGTGATCGGCGCGATCAACCCCTGGAACTCCCCCGTCGCCAGCGACGCACAGAAGCTGGCCCCCGCCCTCGCGGGCGGCAACGCCGTGCTCCTCAAGCCCGCCGAGTGGACCCCCCTGGTCTCGCTCGCGCTGGGCCGTCTGATCACCCGGGTCCTCGCCGAACTCGACCTGCCCACAGGGCTGTTGTCGATCCTGCCGGGGCGCGGCAGCGTCGTGGGCGATGCCATCGTGAAGGACCCGCACATCGGGAAGGTCGTCTTCACCGGCGGTACGGACACCGGGCGCACCATCGCCCGTACCGCCGCCGGAAAGCTGATGCCGGTCTCCCTGGAGCTCGGCGGGAAGTCCCCGACGATCGTGCTCGCCGACGCCGACATCGAGCAGGCCCTGGCCGGCGTGATGTTCGGGATCTTCTCCTCCAGCGGCCAGTCCTGCATCGCGGGCTCCCGGCTGTTCGTCGCACGCGAGGTGTACGACACCTTCGTCGGTGAACTCGTCGAGCGCGTCGGCACGTTGCGGGTCGGTCCCGGCACCGACCCGGACACCCAGGTGGCACCGCTCGTGCACCACAAGCACCGGGACTCCGTCGCCGCCTACGTCGACCTGGCCCGCGAGGAGGGCGCGACGGTGCGCTGCGGAGGCTCCGTGCCCCCGGGAGCCGCGTACAGCGAAGGCGCGTACTACCTGCCGACCGTCCTCGACGGCCTCGACAACTCCTCACGCACCTGCCAGGAGGAAATCTTCGGCCCGGTGCTCGTCGCCCTGCCCTTCGACGACGAGGACGATCTCGTACGCACGGCCAATGACTCGGTGTACGGGCTGGCCTGCGGGATCTGGACCCGCGACCACCGGGCCGCGTGGCGCATCGCCCGCCGGATCGACGCGGGCACCGTCTGGATCAACACCTACAAGCAGTTCAGCATCGCCACCCCGTTCGGCGGCATGAAGGACAGCGGTCTCGGCCGGGAGAAGGGCCGCGACGGCATCCGCGCCTACCAGCGACAGAAGTCCCTGTACTGGGGCATGTCCGACACCCCCCTCGCATGGGCCAACTGAACAACCGGTCTGGAGAAAGAGCTGTGCCCCCACCCCCTCCCCCCGTCGCCCGGCTGCGTTCCCTGCGCTACGTCGAGCTGTTCACCCCCGCCTTCACCGAGGCCGCCGACTTCTACCAGGAGGTCTGGGGTCTGGAGAGCGTCGAGTCCGAGTCCGGCGCCCGCTGGCTGCGCGGCACCGGCGACGAGCACCATGTGCTGCAGCTCAGCCGCGCCGACCGTACGGGTCTCGGCCGGATCGCGTTCGCCGTCGCGACGCCCGCCGAGGTCGACGAGGCCGCCCGCCGGCTGCTCGCCCACGGCATCACCCCCGTCGCGGGCCCCGGCCCGCTCGACCAGGTGGGCGGCGGCTACGGGCTGCGCTTCACCGACCCCGAGCACCGGCTGATCGAGATCAGCGCACAGGTCGAGGCGGTCGCACCGCGCGGCCGCGACGGGGCGATCCCCGTCGGTGTGACGCACGCCGTGCTCAACACCACCGACATCGACGCGTCCGTCGCCTTCTACTGCGACGTGCTCGGCCTGCGGGTCTCGGACTGGTCCGAGCACCAGATGGCCTTTCTGCGCTGCAACGCCGATCACCACTGCATCGCCTTCAACCAGGCCGCGTGGGCGTCGGTCAACCACGTGGCGTACGAGATGAGTTCGGTCGACCACTTCATGCGCGGGCTGGGCCGGCTGCGCCACCACGGCGTCACCCCGCAGTGGGGTCCGGGACGGCACGGCCCCGGCAACAACACCTTCTCCTACTTCACCGACCCCTCGGGCCTGGTCTGCGAGTACACCTCGGAGGTCGCGCAGATCGTCGAGGACGCGTGGATCGCGAAGGTCTGGCGGCGGGTGCCCGAACTCTCCGACCTCTGGGGCACGGCGGGTCCGCCGTCCCCGAAGATCCGCAGCCACATGGCGGGCGCCCCCGATCCCGGGCCCCTTCCCCGTACGACCGAGGAGGCAGTGGCATGACCCGCACCGTGGGGCTCGTCGGCTGGGGTGCCATCGGCCGGATCGTGGGCACCGCCCTCGCCCAAGGGGCCGTGCAGGGAGCCGAGTTGGGCTGCATCGTGGACAACCGGGCGCTCGGCGACGCGCCCGCACCCCAGCTCTCCTTCGAGGAGGCGCTGGAGCGCTGCGACCTGATCGTGGAGGCCGCTGGCCAGGGTGTCGTACGGGAGTGGGGCGAGCGCGTCCTGCTCTCGGGCACCGATCTGCTGATCGCCTCCACCGGGGCGCTGACCGACGAGGACCTGGCGAAGCGGCTGCGAGACGCGGGGCCCGGCCGGGTGTACTTCACGTCGGGCGCCGTCGGCGGTCTCGATCTGCTGCAGGCGGTCGGCGGCCTCGCCCCGCTGAGCGACGTCCGGCTGACCACCACCAAACTTCCCTCCACCCTCGAACAACCGTGGATGGACGAGGAGTTGCTGACCCGGATGCGGACGGCGACCGGCCCGGTCGAGGTCATGACGGGGACGGCACGCGACATTCCGGTGAAGTTCCCGAAGTCCACCAATGTGGCCGCCTCGGTGGCCCTGGCCGTCGGGGACCCGGACGCGGTACGGGTACGGGTCGTCGCCGACCCCGGTGCGCAGCACACCCGGCATGTGATCGAGGCGTCGGGGCCGCACGGTGCGTACCGCTTCGAGGTCGCGCATCTGCCGGATCCGGGCAACCCCGCCACCAGTCAGGTCGTGCCGTACGCGGTGCTGCGCAGCATCGGCGCGATCGCCGGGCGGCCGGGGCAGATCCTGTGAATCCGCATGTGGAGGAGGCGGGGACGGACGGGCCGCTGCTGCTGTGTCTGCATGGCATCGGTTCCTCGTCCGCCGCGTTCGCCCCGCAGATGGCCGAACTCTCCGCGTACGTACGGGTCGTGGCCTGGGACGCCCCCGGCTATGCCCGATCCCCGGACCCGACAGGCCCGTTGACCCTCGACGACTACGCCGACGCCGCAGCGGAACTCATCCGCGATCGCGGCGGCCGCGCCCACGTCCTGGGCGTCTCGTGGGGCGGCGTCATCGCGCTGCGGCTCGCCACCCGGCACCCCGCGCTCGTCGCGTCGCTGATCGTCGCCGACTCGAGCACCGGCTCGGGGTCGGATCCCGCCAGGGCCGCCGCGATGCGCGGCCGGGCGGCGGAGCTCGCCGGGGAAGGCCCGCGGGCCTTCGCCGAGCGTCGCGGCCCCCGGCTGGTCTCCCCAGGAGCCCCGCCCGAACTGGTGCGGAGGGTCGTCGACTCGATGGCCGGGGCCATCAGACTGCCCGGTTACGCGTACGCGGCCGAGGCGATGGCCGCCACCGACCTCGGGCCCGAGCTCGCCCTCGTCTCCGCCCCGACCCTCGTCATGTGCGGTGACGAGGACCGGGTCACCGGGGTCGGGGCGAGCCAGGCCATCGCCGGGTCCCTCCGTACCGCCGCCTACGTGATCGTCAAGGACGCCGGTCACGCGGCCAATCAGGAGCAGCCCGGGGCCTTCAACGCCTGGGTCCTCTCCCACCTCCGTATCACCGCCCGGATCCCCGAATAGGAGCACCCACCATGCCGATCACCACCACCGAGTACACCGACGGCGGGAACCTCGCCGCGTACACCGATTCGCTCATCGCCACCAAGGCCTCCCGTGTCGCGGACTTCGACACGCTCTCCTTCCAGGAGAAGGCCGGCCCGCAGTACCGCCGAGGTCAGATCCGCTACGTCGGCTCCGGCGCCACCGGCAACCACGAGAGCGACAGCCGGATCCTGCCGTCGGGTGGCTTCACCTTCTCCAACATGCTGCTCCCGCCGGGCGCCGAGGGCCCCGAGCACACCCACCACGACGTGGAGGAGGCCTTCTTCGTCCTGGAGGGGCAGGTGCGCGTCGGCATCCACCGCGGCGACAGTGAGAGCGAGTACCGCACGCTCGGCTACCGCGACATGATCGTCGTCCCTGCGGGCGTGGCGCGTTCGCTGAAGAACGAGGGCGACACCGACGCCCTGTTCTGTGTCGTCATCGGCACCCGGAAGCCGCAGATCCCCACCTACCCGGAGCACTCGCCGATGCACGGCGTGACCCGCGACTGATGCGCACCGTCGTCATCACCGGCGCCGGCCGTGGCCTGGGACTGGCCATGGCCCGCCGGGCGGGCGCGGACGGCTTCCGCGTCGTACTCGCCGAAGTGGACGCGGCACGCGGGGAGTCGGCGGCCGGGGAGCTGCGCGAGGAGGGCTTCGACGCCCACTTCGTACGCTGCGACGTGGCCGACCCCGCCTCGGTCGACGCCCTGGCCCTGCGGGTCGCCGGGCTCGGGCCGCTGCACGGCCTGGTGAACAACGCGGCGCTCGCCAACGGTGTGGGCGGCAGGGAGTTCCAGGACATCTCGGTCGCGGACTTCGACCGCATCATGACGGTCAACGCCCGTTCGCCCTGGCTGGTCTCGCGGGCCCTGCTGCCGCAGCTCCTCGCGCACGGGCAGGGCGGACGCATCGTCCATCTCGCCTCGGACGCCGCCCTGTACGGCTCCCCGCGCCTCGCCCACTACGTCGCGTCCAAGGGCGCCGTCATCGCCCTCACCCGGGCCATGGCCAGGGAGCTCGGCGACAAGGGGATCACTGTGAACGCGGTGGCGCCCGGCATCACCGAGGGCGAGGCCACCGAGTCCGTTCCGGCCGAGCGGCACGAGCTGTACCGCATGAACAGGGCCATCTCGCGGCCCCAGCGGCCGGACGACCTCCTGGGATTCGTCGCCTTCCTGCTGAGCGAGGAGTCCCGCTATCTCACCGGACAGGTGGTCGCCGTCAACGGCGGCTTCACCATGAACTAGTCATACGGAGACACCTGTTATGGATCTGGGCCTCGCCGACCGCACCGTACTGGTCACCGGCGGCAGCTCGGGCGTCGGCCTGGCCACGGTCCGCGCCCTCCTCGAAGAGGGCGCACGAGTGGCCGCCTGCGGCCGCGACGCGGACCGTCTCGCGCGGGCGGCCGCCGATCTGGGCGCGGGCAGCGACCGGCTGCTGACCGGCGTCTGCGACGTACGGGACGCCGATGCGGTACGGGAGTTCACCGTCCGCACCGCCGAGCACTTCGGCGGCCTCGACGGTCTGGTGAACAACGCGGGCCAGTCCCGGATCAAGCCCTTCGCCGAGACGACGGCCGAGGACTGGCGCGACGAGCTGGAGCTGAAGTTCGCCGGCGTACTCAACCCGCTGCACGCGGCACTCGACCTGCTGCGCGCCTCTCCCGTGGCCTCGGTCGTGAACATCAACGCCGTGCTCGCCAAGCAGCCCGAGCGCCGGCTCATGACCACCAGCGCGGCCCGCGCCGGGATTCTCAATCTCTCCAAGTCCCTGTCCCAGGAGCTCGCCCCGGACGGCATCCGCGTCAACTCGGTCTGCCTGGGACTCGTCGACACCGGCCAGTGGACGCGCCGCTACGCCGCATCCGGCAGCGGCCTCGACTACGAGCGGTGGCAGGCGGAGCTCGCGGCCGACCGCGGCATCGCGCTCGGCAGGCTCGGCCGGGCCGAGGAGGTCGCCTTCGCGGTGGTCTCCCTGCTCTCCCCCCGCGCCTCGTACATCACCGGCACCGGCATCGACGTCTGCGGCGGCGTCGGCCGCTCCATCCTCTGAACCCCCCGAAGCTCTCCGAGGAGACCACCATGCACCACACCACCGGAGGCGATCTCCTCGTCGCCGTCCTGCGCGAACTCGGCATCGACACCGTCTTCGGCATCGTCAGCGTGCACAATCTGCCGCTGGTCGAGGCCGTCGACCGGGAGTTGCGCTTCGTTCCCGTACGCCACGAGGCGAGCGCCGTCAGCGCCGCCGACGCCTACGGCCGGGCGCGCGGCTCCATCGGCTGCGCGCTGACCTCGACGGGTACGGGCGCGGGCAACGCGGCGGGCTCGCTCATCGAGTCGCTCAGTGCGGGCAGCGCCGTCCTGCACGTCACCGGGCAGATCGACAGCGCGTTCCTGGGCAGCGGGCGCGGTTTCATCCATGAGACCAAGGACCAGCTGGGCATGTTGCGGGCGGTTTCCGCGTACGCGGAGACCGTGACGTCCACCGAGGACGCGGGCCGCATCCTGCGGGAGGCCGCACGCGCCGCCCTCTCCGACCCGGGCGGCCCGGGAAGCGTGGAGTGGCCGGTCGACCTGCAGTACGCGGCACAGACCGACGAGGTCGCCGAGGCGCCGGTCCTGCCGCGCCCGGCGCCCGATGACGCCGAACTCGCCCGCGCCGCCGAGCTGTTGGCCTCCGCACGGCGCCCGCTGATCTGGGCGGGCGGCGGCGCCACCCGCGCGCCCGAACAGCTGGCGGCCCTCGTCGAGGCGACCGGTGCGGGCCTGCTGACGTCCAACTCGGGGCGCGGCGCGGTGCCGGAGGACCACCCCCGGGTCATCGGCAACTTCGCCACCACGCCCGCCGTACGCGCTCTGCTCGCCGACGCGGACGTCCTGCTGACCGTCGGCACGCACTTCCGCTCCAACGAGACCGCCGACTACGCGCTGAAGCTGCCCGAAGCGCACATCCAGATCGACATCGACGCGGACGCGCTCGGCCGCACCTACCCCGCGCGCCACACACTGCACGCTCACGCCGCCGACGCGCTGGAGCGCCTGCTGCCGCACGGCCGCCCGGCCGAGACGGGCTGGGGAGAGCGGATCGCCGCCGTACGCGAAGAAGTGCGTACCGCCCTCCACGAGTCCATCGGCCCCCAGGCGGCGGTCTGCGACGCGATCCGCGCCGCGCTCCCCCGCGAGGCGGTCGTCGCCCGCGATGTCACCATCGCGTCGAGCAGCTGGGGCAACAGGCTCCTGGAGATGTACGACCCCCGGGACAATGTCTTCCCGCGCGGCGGCGGCATCGGGCAGGGCCTGGGCATGGGCATCGGGGCCGCGCTCGCCCGCCCGGACTCCCCCACCGTCGTGATGGCGGGCGACGGCGGCCTCGCCGTCCATCTCGGGGAACTCCTCACCCTCGCCCAGGAGCGGCCCGCACTCACTCTGGTCGTCTTCAACGACGGCGGCTACGGGGTGCTCCGCAACATGCAGGACCGCTACAGCGAGCGCCGCTCGGGCGTCGATCTCGCCACCCCCGACTTCGAGCTGCTGGCACGCGCCTGCGGGCTCCCGTACGCCCGCATCGCGGCGCCGGAGCACGCGCAGCCCGTCATGGAGCACGCGATCGCCTCGCGCGGACCCGTGCTCGTCGAGGTCGATCTGGCCGAACTCGGCCCGATGAAGACCCCGTTCACCCCGCCCGTCACGATCCCCACCGCGTAGGGAGGCCACCATGGACGCACCCCACGAGCCCCGGCTCGAACTGCTCGTACGCCGGATGACCTGGGAGGCCGAAGGGGTCCTCTCCCTGGAGCTCGTCCACCCGGACGGCAAACCGCTGCCCGCGTGGGAGCCCGGCGCCCATCTCGATCTGGAGGTCGGTGCGCAGACCCGGCAGTACTCGCTCTGCGGCGACCCGCACGATCTGTCCGCGTACCGGATCGGCGTGCTCAACGAGCCTTCGTCGCGCGGCGGTTCACGGTACGTGCACACGCAGCTGAGGCCCGGACAGCGGGTGACGGCTGTGGGCCCGCGCAACCATTTCGCGCTGACCGGCGCGGCCCGGTACGTCTTCATCGCCGGCGGGATCGGGATCACTCCGATCCTGGCCATGGCGCGCGAGGCGGCCCGGCGCTCCGTCCCCTACACCCTCGTGCACGGGGGCAGGACCCGCGCGTCCATGGCGTTCGGCACGGAACTGGCCGAACTGACCGGCGGGGACGTGGTGTTCCACCCGCAGGACGAGCTGGGGCACATCGACCTGGCGACGGCTCTGGCGGACGTCGCGCCCGACACCCTGGTCTACTGCTGCGGACCCGAGCCGCTGCTCGCCGCCGTGGAGGCCCTCTGCCCGGCGGACCGGCTGCGCGTGGAGCGCTTCGCGGCCCCCGCCGTCGAGCACACCGGTGACGACTCGGCCTTCGAGGTCGAGTGCCGGACCTCCGGCATCACCCTCACCGTCGACGCCGGCACCTCCGTCCTGGAGGCGGCCGAGGCGGCGGGGCTCGATGTCGGCAGCTCCTGCCGGGACGGGATCTGCGGCACCTGCGAGACGCGGGTGCTCGAAGGCTCCCCCGACCACCGCGACTTCGTACTGAGCGCGGCGGAACACGCCTCGGACGCCACGATGATGATCTGCGTGTCGCGCTGTGCCTCCGCCCGCCTCGTCCTCGACCTCTGACACCTGCGAACCCTTTCCCGGAGGCACCGTGACCACCACCGACTGGCCCTACCTCGACGTACATCAGTCCCGTACGCACGAGCCCACGCCGTACGAGTTCAAGCTCGCCGCGACGCTCGAAGAGGTCTTCACCAAGGACGGCCACGAGCTGGCCGACGTCGTACGGGGACTCAACGCCCGCCAGGTCCATGCCCCCGACGGGGGGCCGTGGACCGAGGAGTCCTTCCGCGCCGAGATCCACCGACTGGGAGCGTGACATGACCACCACTCCGACCGCCGACCACATCTACGCGACCGGCCTGCGCAACCAGTGGCACCCGGTCGTGCCGTCGCACTTCGTCGCACCGGGCGCCATGCGCAAGGTCACCGTCCTGGGCGAGCAGTGGCTGCTGTTCCGCCGCTCGGACTCCACCCTCAGCATGCTCGCGGATCGCTGCCCGCATCGCGGAGCACCGCTCTCGCTGGGCAAGCACCTCGGGGACCGGGTGGCCTGCTGGTACCACGGCGTGGAGGTCGAGACGGACGGCACCGTCTCGTCCGTGCCCGGACTGCCCGGCTGCAACCTGGAGGGCAAGAAGCTGGTGCGGAGCCTGCCCGTCCGCGAGGTGGCGGGGGCGGTCCTCGCGTACTTCGGTGACGAACAGCACCCGGAGCCGGCCGAACTGACCCTTCCCGAGCCGCTCACCGACCCCGGCATCGACGCGATCCTCTGCTACGCCGAGTGGGAGGGCGGCTGGCGCTACGCGGTGGAGAACCTGCTCGACCCGATGCACGGATCGTTCCTGCACCATGAGTCGCACACCATGTTCGACGGCGACACCACCGCCAAGTTCCGTATCCGCGAGACGGACCGCGGCTACTTCTTCGAGAAGACCGACCAGCGGGGCGTCAACTTCGACTGGGTGGAGCTGTGCAGGACGGGCGTCGACTGGGTCGACCTGTCCATCCCGTATCCGGCGTCGGCGGGCCCGGGCGGCCCCTTCGGGATCGTCGGCATGGTCTGCCCGGTGGACGAGAACCGCACCGGGGTCTTCTTCTGGCGCTACCGCGATGTCCAGGGCTGGGAGCGCGACAGCTGGCGCTTCCTCTACAAGACCCTCATCGAGAAGCGCCACTGGGAGGTCCTCGAACAGGACCGGGTGATGCTGGAGGCCATGCCCGCGGACGCGGACCAGCACGAGAACCTCTACCAGCACGACCTCGGAGTGGTCAGGCTGCGCCGCCTCTACCGCGCGGAGGCCGAGGCGCAGGCGCAGGGTCAGGCGGTCAGTCGGAATCTGTGATGGACAGTTCCAGCTTGGACAGCAGTCGCCCGAGCTGACGGCATTCGGCCGGGGTGAGCCCGCCGAGCATCCGGCGTTCGTTGTCGAGGTGCTCGGCGAACACCTCGTCCACTTTCGCGAGCCCGGCGTCCGTGAGCCGCGAGTACACCACCCGCCTGTCCTCCGCGTCCCGTTCACGGACGATCAGGCCGTCCTTCTCCAGCCGGTCGATGCGCAGGGTCACCCCGGCGGAGGAGACGAGACCCGAGTCGGCGAGCTGCCCGGCGGTGAGCCGGTACGGGGCTCCCGCCCTGCGCAGGGCGGTGAGCACGTCGAAACCGGCCACCGAAAGCCCGTGCGCGTCGACCGCATTGGTGAGCCGGGTGCTGTACCTGAGGAAGGTGCGGTGCAGCCGGGCGAGGACCTCCAGGGGCGCGGTGTCCAGTTCGGGACGTTCCCTCGCCCAGTCCTCGATGATCGACGCGACGGCGTCCTGCCGCCCGGCCGTCCTCTTCCCCGTCATACCCTGCAGCCTCCCTGTCGCAGCTCCCACGGTGCGTACGGTGAAATCTTAGCCCTGAAATAAAGGGACCCCCGTGCGCGAGGGGCCGTTCAGGAGCCATAATCACCAGATACATCGGATGTCTGATGAGGCGAGGTTCCCCCATGGCTGTGACCGACGAGGCCATCGAGAAGATCAAGGAAATGATCGTCTCCGGCGCACTGCGGCCGGGCGACCGGCTCCCCAAGGAGAGCGAACTCGCCGCTGAGCTGGGGCTTTCCCGCAATTCCCTGCGCGAGGCGGTACGCGCGCTCTCGCTGATCCGCATCCTCGACGTGCGCCAGGGCGACGGTACGTACGTCACCAGCCTCGACCCGCAGCTGCTGCTCGAGGCGATGAGCTTCGTCGTGGACTTCCACCGGGACGACACGGTCCTGGAGTTCCTTGCCGTACGCAGGATCCTGGAGCCCGCCGCCACCGCGATGGCGGCCACCAAGATCGGCGAGGCCGAGCTGGACCGGCTGACCGCGCAACTGGACGCGCTGGGCCCGGAGCCCTCGGTGGAGGAACTGGTCGCCAGCGACCTGGAGTTCCACCGGGG
The sequence above is drawn from the Streptomyces sp. NBC_01465 genome and encodes:
- a CDS encoding aromatic ring-hydroxylating dioxygenase subunit alpha — its product is MTTTPTADHIYATGLRNQWHPVVPSHFVAPGAMRKVTVLGEQWLLFRRSDSTLSMLADRCPHRGAPLSLGKHLGDRVACWYHGVEVETDGTVSSVPGLPGCNLEGKKLVRSLPVREVAGAVLAYFGDEQHPEPAELTLPEPLTDPGIDAILCYAEWEGGWRYAVENLLDPMHGSFLHHESHTMFDGDTTAKFRIRETDRGYFFEKTDQRGVNFDWVELCRTGVDWVDLSIPYPASAGPGGPFGIVGMVCPVDENRTGVFFWRYRDVQGWERDSWRFLYKTLIEKRHWEVLEQDRVMLEAMPADADQHENLYQHDLGVVRLRRLYRAEAEAQAQGQAVSRNL
- a CDS encoding MarR family winged helix-turn-helix transcriptional regulator, whose protein sequence is MTGKRTAGRQDAVASIIEDWARERPELDTAPLEVLARLHRTFLRYSTRLTNAVDAHGLSVAGFDVLTALRRAGAPYRLTAGQLADSGLVSSAGVTLRIDRLEKDGLIVRERDAEDRRVVYSRLTDAGLAKVDEVFAEHLDNERRMLGGLTPAECRQLGRLLSKLELSITDSD
- a CDS encoding FadR/GntR family transcriptional regulator, which gives rise to MAVTDEAIEKIKEMIVSGALRPGDRLPKESELAAELGLSRNSLREAVRALSLIRILDVRQGDGTYVTSLDPQLLLEAMSFVVDFHRDDTVLEFLAVRRILEPAATAMAATKIGEAELDRLTAQLDALGPEPSVEELVASDLEFHRGIVQGSGNSVLCSLLDGLSGPTTRARVWRGLTQEDAVSRTLLEHRAILTALKDRDAEAARSWATVHIASVEQWLRSTL